From a single Tachypleus tridentatus isolate NWPU-2018 chromosome 6, ASM421037v1, whole genome shotgun sequence genomic region:
- the LOC143251807 gene encoding protein FAM200C-like translates to MDEASESAQQDKTVKTIQLVTTEKAGRERQQKQRLETGWLELNSLTTVAIHDGLSVLIKTQFLVVRVCRDIFVPLGVVVAETEKEVKLMARNLHKLRFVCSMSKKRKWNDEYVKFGFTCTTEKDGTQRPQCILCSTLFSNANLKPSKLDEHFKNKHGGRDAGNDIVTLRVKRARFDQVGTLPTYGFSPTEKPLLRASYEVAYQIAKSKKPHTIGEELIKPCALEMAKIVLGKEAEKKLQQVSLSNDVIHNRIIDMSVDILEQVVADIKASPVKINLQVDESTYVSNCCQLLAVVRYVKEKKVEESFLFCQSLKTTAQAIDVLNKIQEFLSRNELHLHKIGSICTDGAPAMLGNRSGFAALMRKEVPNLKITHCFLHLHSLAAKTLPPDLKKTLDICVKVVNFIRSRALNHRLFQSLCEEMGQEHTVLLYHTEVRWLSRGRVLCAVSKTCLVDKACEDGEFGKFPCLEETVTENSTLHPDFVAKVVEHMQMLRTSFKGYFLCGELQTYDNWILNPFMQNLEDVSGIKEDLIDLRHNREIQMEFTNSQLEHIWASQLEAYPALAKKALEVLSGRGGSKDERKSTSADKRLQDMYHRAIRVHCKGCIFKKKLDTSKAREPLS, encoded by the exons ATGGATGAAGCTTCAGAAAGTGCTCAACAGGATAAAACAGTGAAGACAATACAACTGGTAACAACAGAAAAGGCTGGCAGGGAGAGACAACAGAAGCAGAGGTTAGAAACAGGTtggttggaattaaacagtctcaCCACTGTGGCAATACATGATGGGCTCTCTGTGcttatcaaaacccagtttctagtggtgcgAGTCTGCAGAGACAtctttgtgccactaggggtGGTGGTGGCAGAGACAGAGAAAGAAGTGAAGTTAATGGCAAGAAACTTGCACAAACTAAG aTTTGTCTGCAGTATGTCGAAGAAACGAAAGTGGAATGACGAATATGTCAAGTTTGGTTTCACCTGTACTACAGAGAAGGATGGGACACAACGTCCACAGTGTATCCTGTGCAGCACACTCTTCTCCAATGCAAACTTGAAGCCATCAAAGCTTGATgaacatttcaagaacaaacatggTGGCAGGGATGCAGGAAACGACATTGTGACATTAAGGGTCAAAAGAGctaggtttgatcaggttggcacATTGCCGACTTATGGATTTTCGCCAACAGAGAAACCTTTACTGCGTGCTTCTTATGAAGTTGCATACCAGATtgctaaatcaaagaaaccccaTACAATTGGTGAGGAACTGATCAAGCCATGTGCCCTTGAAATGGCAAAGATTGTTCTCGGCAAGGAAGCTGAGAAGAAACTCCAACAAGTGTCTTTGTCAAATGATGTAATCCATAACCGAATCATCGACATGAGTGTTGACATCCTGGAACAAGTTGTAGCTGACATCAAGGCTAGTCCAGTTAAGATTAACCTACAAGTGGATGAATCAACATATGTATCCAACTGTTGTCAGCTATTGGCAGTAGTTCGTTACGTGAAAgagaaaaaagtggaagaaagtttcctTTTCTGTCAGTCCTTAAAGACAACTGCACAAGCTATAGATGtgcttaacaaaatacaagaatttttatCAAGAAACGAACTTCACCTTCACAAAATTGGTTCAATATGTACAGATGGTGCACCAGCAATGCTGGGCAATCGTTCTGGGTTTGCTGCATTAATGAGGAAAGAAGTTCCTAATCTGAAAATCACTCACTGCTTTCTTCATCTTCACTCTCTTGCAGCAAAGACATTGCCCCCAGATCTCAAGAAAACTCTGGATATTTGTGTCAAGGTTGTAAACTTTATTCGCAGCCGAGCTTTGAATCATCGATTGTTTCAGTCACTTTGTGAGGAAATGGGTCAGGAACACACTGTTCTTTTGTACCACACTGAAGTGAGGTGGTTGTCACGTGGTCGTGTGCTGTGTGCTGTTTC aaaaacttgtctTGTGGATAAAGCGTGTGAAGATGGGGAATTTGGCAAATTTCCCTGCCTGGAAGAGACAGTCACAGAAAATTCTACCCTGCatccagactttgttgcaaaagttgTTGAACATATGCAGATGCTGCGTACTTCATTCAAGGGTTACTTCTTGTGTGGAGAGCTGCAAACCTATGACAACTGGATCCTGAATCCTTTCATGCAGAATTTGGAAGATGTCAGCGGCATCAAGGAAGATCTCATCGACCTTAGACACAATCGTGAAATCCAAATGGAGTTCACCAATAGTCAGCTGGAACACATCTGGGCTTCTCAGCTGGAAGCATACCCTGCATTAGCGAAGAAAGCTCTTGAAGTGCTG TCTGGAAGAGGAGGAAGTAAAGATGAAAGGAAAAGCACAAGTGCAGATAAGAGATTGCAGGACATGTACCACAGAGCTATCAGAGTCCATTGTAAAGGAtgcatatttaaaaagaaactggACACATCAAAAGCAAGAGAACCTCTTTCATAG